The Mycoplasmopsis gallinacea genome includes a window with the following:
- a CDS encoding IS1634 family transposase: MDRQILINNFLKKAKNGKVSYEDITGNKKYRFFKAVEKSGYYELDNEKILEDEKFDGHYVYETNRHDLTPDQIVDLYAKQWKVEENFRSLKSRLALRPMYLSTWKHIAGYICICFLSLVLMKFLVFKINDLTGLFQKDKFTEHRLTEMMKNVMSIEERFNGKTIKSIDVIDDSIEDCWNDYTLVKKVLEMTKK; this comes from the coding sequence GTGGATAGACAAATTTTAATTAATAACTTCCTTAAGAAAGCTAAAAACGGAAAAGTTTCTTATGAGGATATAACAGGTAATAAGAAATATAGATTCTTCAAAGCTGTTGAAAAATCTGGTTATTATGAACTTGATAATGAAAAGATTTTAGAGGATGAAAAATTCGATGGACATTATGTTTATGAGACAAATAGACATGATTTAACACCTGATCAAATTGTAGATTTATATGCAAAGCAGTGAAAAGTTGAAGAAAATTTTAGGAGTTTAAAAAGTAGATTAGCCCTTAGACCTATGTATTTATCAACTTGAAAACACATCGCTGGTTATATATGTATTTGCTTTTTAAGTTTAGTTTTAATGAAATTCTTAGTTTTCAAAATCAATGATTTAACAGGTTTATTTCAAAAAGATAAATTTACAGAACATAGATTAACGGAAATGATGAAAAACGTTATGTCAATTGAAGAAAGATTTAATGGTAAAACAATAAAGTCAATCGATGTAATAGATGATAGTATAGAAGATTGTTGAAATGACTACACCTTAGTTAAAAAAGTTTTAGAAATGACCAAAAAGTAA